From a region of the uncultured Draconibacterium sp. genome:
- a CDS encoding nitroreductase family protein, whose product MIKELITRNRSYRRFDETVKISSEQITKWIDLARLSASGRNAQPLKYAIVTKNEMCAKIFPFLGWAGYLTNWKGPAEGERPVAYVTIIKDRNISDNHYCDDGIAMQSIILGAVEDGFGGCMIGSVNKAKVAKLLGLDEKLELLYIIALGKPAEEIVIEEAKDGNIKYWRDENGVHHVPKRPIDEIVILQN is encoded by the coding sequence ATGATCAAAGAACTTATAACCCGTAATCGCAGTTACCGCCGGTTTGATGAGACGGTAAAAATTTCTTCAGAACAAATTACTAAATGGATTGACCTGGCAAGGCTTTCGGCAAGTGGGCGAAATGCACAGCCGTTAAAATATGCTATTGTTACCAAAAACGAAATGTGTGCAAAAATTTTTCCATTTCTGGGATGGGCAGGCTATTTAACCAACTGGAAAGGACCGGCTGAAGGTGAGCGCCCTGTGGCGTATGTTACAATTATTAAAGACCGCAATATTTCGGATAACCATTATTGCGACGATGGAATTGCCATGCAAAGTATTATACTCGGGGCTGTCGAAGATGGTTTTGGCGGTTGTATGATTGGTTCGGTAAACAAAGCCAAAGTAGCAAAGTTGTTGGGGCTGGACGAGAAGCTGGAGTTACTTTATATTATTGCGCTGGGCAAACCTGCCGAAGAAATTGTAATTGAAGAGGCCAAAGATGGAAACATAAAATACTGGCGCGATGAAAATGGAGTACATCATGTGCCCAAGCGCCCGATTGATGAGATTGTAATTTTACAAAATTAA
- a CDS encoding GntR family transcriptional regulator — protein sequence MNIKFTIEKNSNVLKFQQLVDAILDSISRNELKEGDMLPSVNQIMKDCKLSRDTVFKAYAELKKRGVVESVPNRGYFVTRKITKIFLFIDTFKAYKEVLYHSILNHLPKNISVDLHFHHYNIDLFDKIITESVGRYTKYIVMNFDHKKVKNIIDKIPEEQLLIIDWKINGEGKSSVYQNFGEAVYNCLDKNLNAISKYKRFTLFYPDFTYHPREIVDHFERFGKNNNINHRVITTFDEFDLKEGDLYFLVSDRTLATFLDQCSEKGFEPGQEVGVISYNETPMKKYVKEGITVISTDFNQMGKKAAEFIVQGKPVNVEIPTTLKLRSSL from the coding sequence ATGAACATAAAATTCACCATAGAAAAGAACTCTAATGTTCTGAAATTCCAGCAATTAGTTGATGCCATTCTCGACTCGATCAGCCGAAACGAGTTAAAAGAAGGCGACATGCTACCTTCAGTAAATCAGATTATGAAGGATTGCAAACTATCGAGAGATACCGTTTTTAAAGCCTATGCCGAGCTGAAAAAACGTGGTGTGGTAGAATCTGTTCCCAATCGCGGCTATTTTGTTACCCGAAAAATTACCAAGATATTTTTGTTCATCGATACGTTTAAGGCCTACAAAGAAGTGCTTTATCACTCTATTCTGAATCATTTGCCGAAAAACATTAGTGTTGATTTGCACTTTCATCATTACAACATCGATCTTTTCGATAAGATTATTACCGAAAGCGTGGGACGTTACACCAAATATATTGTAATGAATTTCGACCACAAAAAGGTGAAGAATATTATTGATAAAATTCCGGAAGAACAATTGCTTATTATCGACTGGAAAATAAATGGCGAAGGGAAATCGAGTGTTTATCAGAATTTTGGCGAAGCCGTTTACAATTGTCTCGATAAAAATTTAAATGCCATTTCGAAATACAAACGTTTTACGCTCTTTTATCCTGATTTTACATACCACCCGCGTGAGATTGTGGATCATTTCGAACGCTTTGGAAAGAATAATAATATAAACCACAGAGTGATAACAACCTTCGATGAATTTGACTTAAAGGAAGGAGACCTCTATTTTCTGGTGAGTGATCGTACGCTGGCAACATTTCTCGATCAGTGTTCTGAAAAAGGATTTGAGCCCGGACAAGAAGTCGGCGTGATCTCCTACAACGAAACACCAATGAAAAAATACGTAAAGGAAGGCATAACCGTAATTTCAACCGATTTTAACCAAATGGGGAAAAAAGCAGCCGAGTTTATAGTACAGGGCAAGCCTGTAAATGTTGAGATTCCAACAACCTTAAAACTCAGGTCGTCGCTATAA
- a CDS encoding FGGY family carbohydrate kinase, whose translation MHLLGLDIGSSSVKVSLVEANSGNLVASSFYPKREMKITAHKAGWAEQAPELWWENLKLALAEVLSTANIDKESIESIGISYQMHGLVMVDKNQEVLRPSIIWCDSRAAVYGDKAFEEIGGQRCLTNLLNSPGNFTASKLKWVKENEPETFAKVDKIMLPGDFIAMKLTGEAQTTISGLSEGIMWNFKENDLATMLFDNYGFSSDIIPEIVPTFATSGQLSAKTAAELGLSTKTKVSYRAGDQPNNALSLNVLNPGEIATTAGTSGVVYGVSNEIKYDPQSRVNTFAHVNHTQEDPRLGVLLCINGTGILNAWLKRMVAEDLSYEAMNDLASKVAIGSDGISILPFGNGSERVLQNQNIGSLFSGINFNIHGKGHLLRAAQEGIVFSFKYGMDIMKNIGIDASVIKAGKANMFLSPIFRETLAGISGATIELYNTDGSVGAARGAGVGSGYYKSFNEAFSNLKKLDIIEPNTQNVAAYQEAYESWKAELEKAIK comes from the coding sequence ATGCATTTATTAGGACTCGATATCGGAAGCTCTTCAGTTAAGGTTTCTCTGGTAGAAGCAAACAGCGGAAACCTGGTAGCTTCATCGTTTTATCCAAAACGGGAAATGAAAATTACAGCACACAAAGCAGGCTGGGCAGAACAAGCGCCTGAGCTTTGGTGGGAAAATCTGAAGTTGGCATTAGCCGAAGTTCTCTCAACCGCGAATATCGATAAAGAAAGTATTGAGTCGATTGGTATTTCGTATCAAATGCATGGCTTGGTAATGGTGGACAAAAACCAGGAAGTATTGCGCCCGTCGATTATTTGGTGCGACAGCCGCGCTGCCGTTTATGGCGACAAAGCTTTTGAAGAAATTGGTGGTCAGCGTTGTTTAACCAACCTGTTAAACTCGCCGGGTAACTTTACCGCATCGAAACTAAAATGGGTAAAGGAAAACGAGCCGGAGACTTTTGCCAAGGTTGACAAAATTATGCTTCCGGGTGACTTTATTGCCATGAAACTTACCGGTGAGGCGCAAACAACCATCAGCGGTCTTTCTGAGGGAATTATGTGGAATTTCAAAGAAAACGACCTGGCTACAATGTTGTTCGACAACTATGGCTTTTCGTCCGATATTATTCCTGAAATAGTACCTACTTTTGCAACATCGGGCCAGCTAAGCGCTAAAACGGCTGCCGAACTTGGTCTCTCAACAAAAACAAAAGTAAGTTACCGCGCAGGCGACCAGCCCAACAACGCATTGTCGTTGAATGTGCTTAATCCTGGAGAAATTGCAACAACAGCCGGAACTTCAGGAGTGGTTTATGGTGTAAGCAACGAAATCAAATACGATCCGCAGTCGCGGGTAAACACATTTGCACACGTTAACCATACTCAGGAAGATCCGCGACTTGGAGTTTTGCTATGCATTAACGGAACAGGTATTTTAAATGCCTGGTTGAAACGAATGGTGGCCGAAGATCTATCGTATGAAGCGATGAATGACCTGGCTTCAAAAGTAGCTATCGGTTCGGATGGCATCTCTATCCTACCCTTTGGTAACGGTTCAGAACGTGTTCTTCAGAATCAAAATATCGGTTCGCTTTTCTCGGGTATTAACTTTAATATCCATGGCAAAGGGCACTTGCTACGTGCTGCACAGGAAGGAATTGTTTTTTCATTTAAATACGGCATGGACATCATGAAAAATATTGGAATCGATGCATCGGTAATTAAAGCCGGTAAAGCCAATATGTTCCTCAGCCCTATTTTCAGAGAAACGCTTGCCGGAATTTCAGGAGCGACCATTGAATTATACAATACCGACGGATCGGTTGGTGCTGCGCGCGGTGCAGGTGTTGGATCGGGTTATTACAAATCGTTTAACGAGGCATTCTCAAACCTGAAAAAACTGGATATAATTGAGCCCAACACACAAAACGTTGCGGCATACCAGGAAGCCTACGAAAGCTGGAAGGCAGAACTTGAAAAAGCGATAAAATAA
- the xylA gene encoding xylose isomerase, translating to MEVLKGNKEYFKGIDQIKFEGPDSKNPMAFKWYDENRVVAGKTMKDHLRFAVAYWHTFCGTGEDPFGPGTQIFPWAGAADPLDAAKERMDAAFEFITKIGAPFYCFHDTDVAGDGTVFEIEKRMEKLVEIAKQKQADSGVKLLWGTANVFSNPRYMNGASTNPDFNVVANAAVQVKNAIDATIALGGTGYTFWGGREGYMSLHNTDTKRELAHLGEFLRMARDYGRKQGFTGSFFIEPKPMEPTKHQYDFDAQTVIAFLKANGLEKDFTLNIEVNHATLAGHTFAHDLRMSTDAGLLGSIDANKGDYQNGWDTDEFPTNIYEVTEAMLEILPAGGFTYGGINFDAKTRRNSTDLEDIFIAHIGGMDVFARALVIADKILNDSQYCAMRAARYASFDEGKGAEFEGGKLTIEDMYSIAKEVGEPSQISGKQELIEQLINWYL from the coding sequence ATGGAAGTTTTAAAAGGAAACAAAGAGTATTTTAAAGGAATCGATCAAATTAAATTCGAAGGTCCTGATTCAAAAAACCCAATGGCGTTTAAATGGTACGACGAAAACAGAGTTGTTGCCGGAAAAACAATGAAAGACCACTTGCGTTTTGCTGTTGCTTACTGGCATACTTTCTGCGGAACCGGTGAAGATCCGTTTGGACCAGGAACACAAATTTTCCCTTGGGCCGGTGCTGCTGATCCATTAGATGCGGCTAAAGAAAGAATGGATGCAGCTTTCGAATTCATCACAAAAATAGGTGCTCCTTTCTACTGTTTCCACGATACTGATGTTGCCGGCGACGGAACAGTTTTCGAGATCGAAAAACGAATGGAAAAACTGGTTGAGATTGCCAAACAAAAACAAGCCGATTCAGGTGTTAAATTATTGTGGGGTACTGCCAACGTATTCAGTAATCCACGCTACATGAACGGTGCATCAACCAACCCGGATTTTAATGTGGTTGCCAACGCAGCTGTTCAGGTAAAAAATGCTATCGATGCTACAATCGCACTGGGTGGTACCGGTTACACTTTCTGGGGAGGACGTGAAGGTTACATGAGCCTGCACAACACCGATACAAAACGCGAATTGGCACACCTTGGAGAATTCCTTCGTATGGCCCGCGATTACGGTCGCAAACAAGGTTTCACAGGTTCTTTCTTTATCGAGCCAAAGCCAATGGAGCCAACAAAACACCAGTATGATTTCGATGCACAAACTGTTATCGCTTTCCTGAAAGCTAATGGATTGGAAAAAGATTTTACATTAAATATTGAAGTAAACCACGCTACACTTGCCGGTCATACTTTTGCTCACGACTTAAGAATGTCGACTGATGCAGGTTTGCTTGGATCGATTGATGCTAACAAAGGTGACTATCAAAACGGATGGGATACTGACGAATTCCCAACCAACATTTACGAAGTTACTGAAGCAATGCTAGAGATTCTTCCTGCCGGTGGTTTTACATATGGTGGTATTAACTTCGATGCTAAAACACGTCGTAACTCAACCGATCTGGAAGATATCTTTATCGCACACATTGGTGGTATGGACGTATTTGCGCGTGCTCTTGTAATTGCCGACAAAATTCTGAACGACTCGCAATACTGCGCTATGCGTGCTGCACGTTATGCTTCATTCGACGAAGGTAAAGGTGCCGAATTTGAAGGTGGTAAATTAACAATTGAAGATATGTACTCAATTGCGAAAGAAGTTGGTGAGCCTAGTCAAATCAGCGGAAAGCAAGAGTTGATCGAACAGTTAATCAACTGGTATTTATAA
- the xylE gene encoding D-xylose transporter XylE: MKGRNSFYIVVITVVATLGGLLFGYDTAVISGADKSIQAFLIDGLGLNSLAHGATISSALIGCIIGGGISGLLASKLGRKKSLLLAALLFFISALGSGNPEFLFFPKGEPTMGLLYMFNFYRVIGGIGVGLASAVSPMYIGEIAPADIRGRLVALNQFAIIFGMLVVYFVNWGIASGQSLEWINTIGWRRMFISEAIPAGLFGVLLFFVPETPRYLALKNEDDKALSILTKINGAEHAKLIFNDIKQSVERHSGKLFSYGKLVIIIGILLSVFQQFVGINVALYYAPRIFESMGAAKDASLMQTVVMGLVNVVFTVVAILTVDKWGRKPLLMVGSIGMAVGMFAIGALSFMEVIGIGTLIFIIVYTASFMMSWGPICWVLISELFPNKIRGKAVAVAVAAQWAANYFISSTYPAMMEFSGGLTYSFYGLMSVLSFIFVWKLVPETKGKTLEEMDYLWKK; encoded by the coding sequence ATGAAAGGGCGTAATTCGTTTTATATCGTAGTTATCACAGTGGTTGCTACTTTAGGTGGCTTGCTTTTCGGTTACGACACGGCAGTAATTTCAGGTGCCGATAAATCGATCCAGGCTTTTCTGATTGATGGACTGGGACTGAACTCGCTGGCACACGGTGCAACCATATCAAGTGCACTTATCGGATGTATTATTGGTGGTGGTATTTCCGGACTATTGGCATCAAAACTCGGAAGGAAAAAAAGCTTGCTGCTTGCAGCCTTACTTTTCTTTATCTCGGCTTTAGGATCTGGAAATCCAGAATTCCTGTTCTTTCCAAAAGGCGAACCTACAATGGGCCTTTTATATATGTTCAACTTCTACCGTGTTATTGGCGGTATTGGTGTTGGATTGGCCTCGGCAGTTAGCCCGATGTATATTGGAGAAATTGCACCGGCTGATATTCGCGGAAGGCTTGTGGCCCTCAACCAGTTTGCCATTATTTTTGGTATGCTTGTAGTATATTTTGTTAACTGGGGAATTGCCAGCGGACAATCACTGGAATGGATCAACACCATTGGATGGCGCCGGATGTTTATTTCGGAAGCTATTCCTGCCGGATTGTTTGGAGTGCTGTTATTTTTTGTTCCTGAAACACCACGATATCTGGCGCTTAAAAACGAGGACGACAAGGCACTAAGTATTCTTACAAAAATAAACGGAGCAGAACACGCCAAATTAATTTTTAATGATATTAAACAAAGTGTTGAACGCCATTCAGGGAAGTTGTTCTCTTATGGAAAACTGGTTATAATCATTGGTATTTTATTATCCGTTTTCCAGCAATTTGTAGGTATTAATGTGGCACTTTATTATGCGCCCCGTATTTTCGAAAGTATGGGAGCGGCAAAAGATGCATCGTTAATGCAAACCGTTGTAATGGGACTTGTAAACGTTGTATTTACAGTGGTGGCTATTTTAACTGTTGACAAATGGGGACGTAAACCTCTGTTAATGGTTGGATCGATTGGTATGGCTGTTGGGATGTTTGCCATCGGTGCACTTTCGTTTATGGAAGTAATTGGTATCGGAACACTTATATTTATTATTGTGTATACCGCCTCATTTATGATGTCTTGGGGCCCTATATGCTGGGTTCTTATTTCAGAATTATTCCCCAACAAAATCAGGGGAAAAGCAGTGGCGGTTGCAGTTGCAGCACAATGGGCAGCCAACTACTTTATTTCTTCTACCTACCCGGCAATGATGGAATTTAGTGGCGGATTAACCTATAGTTTTTATGGATTAATGAGTGTGTTGTCTTTCATTTTTGTGTGGAAGCTGGTACCCGAAACAAAAGGAAAAACTTTGGAGGAGATGGATTATCTCTGGAAAAAATAG
- a CDS encoding superoxide dismutase: MAFSLPKLPYANNALEPVISEKTIEFHYGKHHQAYVNNLNGLIEGTEFEKTSLEDIIKKADGGIFNNGAQVWNHTFYFMQFGPDGCKEPKDDLKAAIDAKFGSFDAFKEVFSKAAATLFGSGWAWLVVDEKGELEIVQTSNAGNPLRDGKKPLLTCDVWEHAYYLDKQNARPAYVADFWKIVDWKVVSERFA; encoded by the coding sequence ATGGCATTTAGTTTACCAAAACTTCCATATGCAAATAATGCATTGGAACCAGTAATAAGTGAAAAAACAATTGAATTTCATTACGGAAAACACCACCAGGCTTATGTAAATAACTTAAATGGCCTGATTGAAGGAACAGAGTTTGAAAAAACAAGTTTGGAAGACATTATTAAAAAGGCGGATGGAGGTATCTTTAATAACGGAGCACAGGTTTGGAACCACACGTTCTATTTTATGCAATTTGGTCCTGATGGTTGTAAAGAGCCTAAAGACGATTTAAAAGCAGCTATTGATGCTAAATTCGGTTCGTTTGATGCTTTTAAAGAAGTGTTCTCGAAAGCAGCTGCCACTTTGTTTGGCTCAGGCTGGGCTTGGTTGGTTGTTGATGAAAAAGGCGAACTGGAAATCGTTCAGACAAGTAACGCCGGCAATCCATTACGCGATGGTAAAAAACCTTTACTAACCTGCGATGTTTGGGAACACGCATATTATCTGGATAAGCAAAATGCACGTCCGGCTTATGTTGCCGACTTTTGGAAAATTGTCGATTGGAAAGTTGTTTCAGAACGCTTTGCTTAA
- a CDS encoding superoxide dismutase, with product MAFELPKLGYDYKALEPHIDARTMEIHHSKHHAGYTNNLNGAVDGTDLAGKSIEDILSGVSGQSTAVRNNGGGFFNHTLYWEVIAPGGAPAPEGVLLDAVNDSFGSIENFQEAFTKAALTRFGSGWAWLVLQNNKLVVSSTPNQDNPLMDVAEVQGTPILGIDVWEHAYYLNYQNRRPDYVNAFWNLINWDEVARRFKG from the coding sequence ATGGCATTTGAATTACCAAAATTAGGATACGATTACAAGGCACTGGAGCCACATATTGATGCAAGAACGATGGAAATCCATCACAGTAAGCACCACGCAGGTTATACAAATAATTTGAATGGGGCAGTTGACGGAACTGATCTTGCAGGGAAATCAATTGAAGATATATTAAGCGGTGTGTCTGGTCAATCGACAGCAGTACGTAACAATGGTGGTGGATTTTTTAACCACACTTTGTACTGGGAAGTAATTGCACCGGGTGGTGCACCGGCTCCGGAAGGAGTTTTATTAGACGCAGTAAATGATTCATTTGGAAGCATAGAAAATTTTCAGGAAGCCTTCACCAAGGCAGCTTTGACTCGCTTTGGGTCAGGTTGGGCATGGTTGGTTCTTCAAAACAATAAGCTGGTGGTTTCGTCTACGCCCAATCAGGATAATCCACTGATGGATGTGGCTGAAGTTCAGGGAACTCCAATTTTGGGGATCGATGTGTGGGAACATGCATATTACCTGAACTACCAAAACAGACGTCCGGATTATGTGAACGCATTCTGGAATCTCATCAACTGGGATGAAGTCGCCAGGCGGTTTAAAGGTTAG
- a CDS encoding MATE family efflux transporter, whose translation MNKSILKLAIPNIISNITIPLLGLIDLALMGHLGSEVYIGAISLGSVIFNIIYWGFGFLRMSTSGFTAQAYGEKKTAESITILIRALLLTLSVSVIILLLQSPIAWASFKLIGGSPEVETLANEYFRIRIWAAPAALSLFVFSGWFLGMQNARYPMIIAILVNAVNILLSVFFVFGLKMKSDGVALGTVISQYAGLLTAILLLFKRYKKMLPLVTKAGVMDLKFIANFFRVNTDIFIRSFCIIVVFTFFTSKSASINDTILAVNSILLQFLMFFSFFIDGFAFAGEALVGKFIGAKQIENLKKVVKLLLYWGLGLAAIFTVVYLSGTNFILKLLTSQKDVIQTAQQFLIWVVLIPVASVGSFIWDGIYIGATASRPMRNSLLVSTFLIFAPVYYFLNPVWNNHALWMGMLLFMFSRGFILSLLYKKTILKPITGKV comes from the coding sequence ATGAATAAGAGCATATTAAAACTTGCCATTCCCAATATCATCAGTAACATAACTATTCCGTTACTTGGATTGATTGATCTGGCCCTGATGGGACACCTTGGATCAGAAGTTTACATTGGTGCCATTTCACTGGGTAGCGTAATTTTTAATATTATTTACTGGGGATTTGGTTTTTTGCGGATGAGCACCTCCGGATTTACGGCACAGGCTTATGGCGAAAAAAAAACGGCCGAATCAATAACGATATTAATACGTGCTCTGCTTTTAACATTGTCCGTTAGTGTTATTATTCTACTGCTTCAATCACCGATTGCCTGGGCAAGTTTTAAATTAATAGGCGGTAGTCCCGAAGTAGAAACGCTGGCCAATGAATACTTCAGAATAAGAATTTGGGCAGCACCTGCAGCCTTGAGCCTGTTTGTTTTCAGCGGATGGTTTTTAGGAATGCAAAATGCTCGCTATCCCATGATTATCGCTATCCTCGTGAATGCTGTAAATATTCTGCTCAGTGTATTTTTTGTTTTTGGATTAAAAATGAAATCTGATGGAGTAGCCCTCGGAACCGTGATTTCTCAATACGCCGGATTGCTCACCGCAATTCTTCTGTTATTCAAAAGATATAAGAAAATGCTCCCGTTGGTTACAAAAGCCGGTGTAATGGACCTAAAGTTCATCGCAAACTTCTTTAGGGTGAACACTGACATTTTCATTCGCAGTTTTTGTATTATCGTTGTATTTACCTTCTTCACGTCAAAGTCGGCCAGTATTAACGATACCATACTCGCCGTAAACTCAATCCTGCTGCAGTTTCTGATGTTCTTTTCCTTTTTTATCGATGGTTTTGCTTTTGCCGGAGAAGCACTTGTTGGCAAATTTATAGGTGCCAAACAAATTGAAAACTTAAAGAAAGTTGTAAAACTTTTGCTGTATTGGGGACTTGGATTAGCTGCTATTTTCACTGTAGTCTATCTCTCCGGTACTAATTTTATTTTAAAACTACTCACCTCTCAAAAAGATGTAATCCAAACTGCCCAGCAATTTCTTATTTGGGTGGTACTGATTCCGGTTGCCAGTGTTGGTTCATTTATCTGGGACGGGATTTATATCGGAGCAACAGCATCACGGCCTATGCGAAACAGCCTGTTGGTTTCAACTTTTCTGATTTTTGCACCGGTATACTATTTTTTAAACCCTGTTTGGAATAATCATGCGTTGTGGATGGGGATGTTACTGTTTATGTTTTCCAGGGGATTTATTTTATCGCTATTGTACAAAAAAACAATCCTGAAACCAATTACCGGGAAAGTCTAA
- a CDS encoding GDSL-type esterase/lipase family protein translates to MSISRRNFLYKSTAGAVAAASISSIVSACVAEPEKKTASIFAKGNTVLFQGDSITDAGRDKQNETPNRAWSFGNGYALLAASQLLNTYPEEQLTIYNRGISGNKVFQLADRWDKDCMELKPDVLSILIGVNDYWHTRDGHYDGTIEIYENDYRALLKRTQEAFPGVKLVLCEPFYVLKTSAVDETWIEPMQQYQVAAKKISDEFESIWVPFQKVFDEAIKHAPGTYWTPDGVHPSMAGAELMAEAWLKAVGE, encoded by the coding sequence ATGAGTATTTCCAGAAGAAACTTCTTATACAAATCAACCGCAGGCGCAGTCGCTGCTGCAAGTATTTCAAGTATCGTTTCGGCATGTGTTGCAGAACCGGAGAAAAAGACAGCATCAATTTTTGCAAAGGGCAATACGGTATTGTTTCAAGGCGATTCGATAACCGACGCCGGTCGTGATAAACAAAACGAAACGCCAAACCGGGCATGGTCGTTTGGAAATGGTTATGCGCTTTTGGCAGCTTCACAACTACTAAATACATATCCAGAAGAACAACTTACTATCTATAACCGGGGGATTAGTGGTAATAAGGTTTTTCAACTGGCAGACCGCTGGGACAAAGATTGTATGGAATTAAAACCGGATGTGCTGAGTATTTTAATTGGTGTGAACGACTACTGGCACACACGAGATGGTCATTACGACGGCACCATTGAGATTTATGAGAACGATTACCGTGCATTGCTAAAACGCACTCAGGAAGCTTTTCCGGGAGTGAAATTGGTTTTGTGCGAGCCATTTTATGTGCTTAAAACAAGTGCAGTTGACGAAACATGGATTGAGCCGATGCAACAATACCAGGTGGCAGCGAAAAAGATATCAGACGAATTTGAAAGCATTTGGGTACCTTTTCAGAAGGTATTTGATGAGGCGATTAAACACGCTCCGGGAACCTACTGGACACCTGACGGAGTGCACCCATCAATGGCAGGCGCCGAATTAATGGCCGAGGCCTGGCTGAAAGCTGTTGGTGAATAG
- a CDS encoding PaaI family thioesterase, whose amino-acid sequence MDFTQLSFDTPVELINQAIKDTLVGSLGIEITKIGDGRVEGMLDLSEKNSRPGGILHGGANLAMGETLAGLGSMLLVDMNAYDVLGIMVNGNHTGVLKKGKALAVAKIVHQGKQTHVWNVDICNEEGRLISSVRVTNMITEKNDR is encoded by the coding sequence ATGGATTTTACACAATTATCATTTGATACGCCGGTTGAGTTGATCAATCAGGCCATTAAAGACACACTTGTCGGTAGCCTCGGAATTGAGATCACAAAAATTGGAGATGGAAGAGTTGAGGGGATGTTGGATCTTTCTGAAAAAAACTCGCGCCCGGGAGGTATATTGCACGGCGGCGCCAACCTTGCAATGGGCGAAACATTGGCGGGTTTGGGCAGCATGTTATTGGTTGACATGAACGCCTACGATGTACTGGGAATTATGGTAAACGGCAATCACACGGGCGTGTTAAAAAAAGGCAAGGCGCTGGCGGTTGCAAAAATCGTTCACCAGGGCAAACAAACGCATGTGTGGAATGTTGATATTTGCAATGAAGAAGGGAGATTGATTTCATCTGTACGTGTTACCAATATGATTACTGAAAAGAATGACCGATAA
- a CDS encoding chorismate-binding protein yields MTDNERLIHLIDELVNKNCSFALWSVPGDKTLELLISCQEALIYPNEVSRLNGQEGFVFAPYHISEETPLILLKPDIYKTGLEEILQLNMNDVKVCQKEETNYTSHYIIEKEEYLSDIKQTVNTIKNTKLAKAIVSRIIPIDRQDESLGKLYTQLFEQTPNAFVYMVNLPKAGLWMGATPEILLKSEGKTMETVSLAGTQSRVSGTEYGWSTKDIEEQAFVSRYLVDLLYRFDIHRYTTRGPETLESGKVAHLFTSFLFAKKKLDNCLGDFIAELHPTPAVCGFPKSKADKFISTVEKHNRRYYAGFLGPWQLKDSVRLFVNLRCMEIIPQKYMLYAGGGITSRSVPEEEWEETNNKAKTLLSAIEAIRQNDLN; encoded by the coding sequence ATGACCGATAACGAAAGATTAATACATCTGATCGACGAACTCGTTAACAAAAACTGCTCTTTTGCCCTCTGGTCTGTGCCCGGTGATAAAACGCTTGAGTTGCTTATCTCCTGCCAGGAAGCCTTAATTTATCCCAACGAGGTAAGCCGCTTAAACGGACAGGAAGGATTTGTTTTTGCGCCTTATCACATCAGCGAAGAGACACCGCTGATTCTGTTAAAACCTGATATTTACAAAACGGGGCTTGAGGAAATCCTCCAGCTCAATATGAATGATGTAAAAGTCTGCCAAAAGGAAGAGACGAACTACACATCGCACTACATAATTGAAAAGGAAGAATATCTTTCCGATATTAAGCAAACAGTAAATACCATAAAAAATACGAAACTGGCAAAAGCCATTGTTTCGCGTATTATTCCGATTGACCGACAAGATGAATCATTGGGCAAATTGTACACCCAGTTATTCGAACAAACGCCAAACGCTTTTGTGTATATGGTAAACCTACCAAAAGCCGGTTTGTGGATGGGAGCTACTCCCGAAATCCTGCTGAAATCGGAAGGCAAAACGATGGAAACCGTTTCGTTGGCCGGAACACAGTCCCGTGTTTCGGGTACAGAATACGGATGGAGCACCAAAGATATTGAAGAGCAAGCTTTTGTTTCGCGCTATCTGGTAGATTTGTTGTATCGGTTCGATATTCACCGATATACCACACGCGGCCCTGAAACGCTGGAAAGTGGAAAAGTGGCGCACCTGTTTACCAGTTTTCTGTTTGCCAAAAAGAAACTGGACAACTGTTTGGGTGATTTTATTGCCGAGTTGCACCCAACGCCGGCGGTTTGTGGTTTCCCAAAATCGAAGGCCGATAAATTCATAAGTACCGTCGAAAAACACAACCGACGTTACTACGCCGGATTTCTTGGTCCGTGGCAACTAAAAGATTCAGTAAGATTATTTGTAAATTTGCGCTGCATGGAAATTATTCCGCAAAAATACATGCTTTATGCTGGTGGCGGAATTACTTCCCGGTCGGTTCCCGAAGAAGAATGGGAAGAGACCAACAACAAAGCAAAAACCTTATTATCGGCAATAGAAGCTATACGACAGAATGATCTCAACTAA